One region of Apus apus isolate bApuApu2 chromosome 6, bApuApu2.pri.cur, whole genome shotgun sequence genomic DNA includes:
- the RPRM gene encoding protein reprimo, with the protein MNGSEATGGGSGTGTAEGLLAGALELERALSCCTPASVVTDGGEAAGDERSLYIMRVVQIAVMCVLALTVVFGIFFLGCNLLIKSEGMINFLVKERRPSKEVEAVVVGPY; encoded by the coding sequence ATGAACGGCTCGGAGGCGACGGGCGGTGGGAGCGGGACGGGGACGGCGGAGGGGCTGCTGGCGGGGGCCCTGGAGCTGGAGCgggccctgagctgctgcacccCCGCCTCCGTGGTCACCGACGGCGGGGAGGCTGCGGGGGACGAGCGGAGCCTGTACATCATGCGGGTGGTGCAGATCGCCGTCATGTGCGTCCTGGCCCTCACCGTCGTTTTCGGCATCTTCTTCTTGGGCTGCAACCTCCTCATCAAGTCCGAAGGGATGATTAACTTTCTGGTGAAGGAGCGGCGGCCGTCCAAGGAGGTGGAGGCGGTGGTGGTGGGACCCTACTGA